The proteins below are encoded in one region of Stieleria sp. JC731:
- a CDS encoding sigma-54-dependent transcriptional regulator encodes MPTVLVIDDDPSVFLLTRKALDGVADIVTAETADEGLELINRHQFDAVLLDIMLPDRNGLAVYCEIREKDRRLPVIFMTVEAASGTAIEAMQLGAFDYVAKPLSVTALRHLISRAIEQRELASVPVAIVADENLAKESGELFIGRSTPMLEVFKAIGRVSKQNVPVLVRGESGTGKELVARALFQYSHRADGPFLAVNCAALPDTLLESELFGYEKGAFTGADSRRIGKFEQCNKGTLFLDEIGDMASIVQAKVLRVLQDQRFERIGGNNELKTDVRIVAATNRPLEEMVSESTFREDLLYRLNAVTIYLPPLRERPSDIPMLIQHFLSQAKVEFNKPDLEGASPETVEMLKGYSWPGNVRQLRAVVRRCVLDSALPVLVPEVLPKVIKDELAGSPNKATSVAANPVDHTDAAEATVVDSDSAASHLPTAANSNLSPSSVPADLGAPQFAPDDSDADEPSGLGLPALVDNLFEEKSTDMYSEVIAYAERYLLLRVLRETEGNQSKAAAILGITRGKLRDRIASYDIRLESGVRIGE; translated from the coding sequence ATGCCAACTGTACTTGTAATTGACGACGACCCTTCTGTTTTTCTTTTGACGAGGAAAGCATTGGACGGGGTCGCTGATATCGTCACCGCGGAGACTGCGGACGAAGGTCTCGAACTGATTAATCGTCACCAATTCGATGCGGTCCTGCTGGATATCATGTTGCCGGACCGAAACGGTTTGGCGGTGTATTGCGAGATCCGAGAAAAGGATCGACGGCTGCCGGTGATCTTCATGACGGTGGAGGCCGCCAGCGGAACGGCGATCGAGGCGATGCAGTTAGGTGCTTTCGACTACGTCGCAAAACCACTGTCGGTGACGGCGCTTCGGCACTTGATTTCACGTGCGATCGAACAACGAGAGTTGGCATCGGTTCCTGTCGCGATCGTCGCTGATGAAAATCTGGCAAAGGAGTCGGGCGAGCTGTTTATCGGCCGCAGTACTCCGATGCTGGAAGTGTTCAAGGCGATCGGACGGGTTAGCAAACAGAACGTTCCCGTGTTAGTGCGTGGAGAGAGCGGAACCGGTAAAGAGTTAGTTGCACGGGCGCTGTTCCAGTACAGCCACCGTGCCGATGGCCCATTTCTAGCGGTCAACTGTGCGGCGCTACCCGACACGTTGCTGGAAAGCGAGCTATTTGGGTACGAGAAGGGAGCTTTCACCGGTGCGGATTCACGACGCATCGGTAAGTTCGAGCAGTGCAACAAAGGCACGCTGTTCTTGGACGAAATTGGTGACATGGCATCGATCGTCCAAGCCAAGGTCTTGCGAGTGCTGCAGGACCAGCGGTTTGAACGCATCGGCGGCAACAACGAACTGAAGACTGACGTGCGGATCGTTGCCGCAACGAACCGGCCGCTAGAGGAGATGGTTTCCGAGTCAACTTTTCGAGAAGACCTGTTGTACCGTCTTAATGCGGTCACGATCTATCTTCCGCCGCTGCGGGAACGGCCGAGCGACATTCCGATGCTGATTCAGCACTTCTTAAGTCAAGCGAAAGTCGAGTTCAATAAGCCAGATTTGGAAGGTGCGTCTCCGGAAACGGTTGAGATGCTTAAAGGCTATTCGTGGCCTGGGAACGTTCGACAATTGCGAGCGGTCGTCCGTCGCTGCGTTCTGGACTCCGCACTTCCTGTACTTGTTCCAGAAGTCTTGCCGAAGGTCATCAAGGATGAACTTGCGGGAAGCCCAAACAAAGCAACGTCGGTAGCTGCGAACCCGGTCGATCATACGGATGCTGCCGAAGCGACCGTTGTTGATTCCGATTCGGCAGCAAGCCATCTTCCCACTGCGGCGAATTCCAACTTGTCACCATCATCGGTTCCCGCGGACTTGGGGGCACCTCAGTTCGCACCCGATGATTCAGACGCGGACGAACCGAGTGGCCTCGGTCTGCCGGCGTTGGTTGATAACTTGTTCGAAGAGAAATCGACGGACATGTATTCAGAGGTCATTGCGTATGCGGAACGCTACTTGTTATTGCGAGTGCTCCGCGAAACTGAAGGTAACCAGAGTAAGGCGGCGGCTATTCTCGGTATCACTCGAGGGAAGCTTCGGGACCGTATCGCCAGCTACGATATCCGACTCGAGAGTGGAGTAAGAATCGGTGAATGA
- a CDS encoding inositol oxygenase: MKYDGPLDTLDDWEDDLAQRYPAPGKPAEEFRDYSEQTRPGVREFYRQNHANQTFGFVSQKRAEYLQLNRRKMTVWQAMEYLNQLVDESDPDTDLSQIEHLMQTAEGIRADGHPRWMIITGLIHDLGKILCLFGEPQWAVVGDTFPVGCAFSDRIVLSEFFSENPDSEDVRYNSKFGVYEPNTGLDNVLMSWGHDEYLYHVVKDYLPEEALYMIRYHSFYPQHRESAYDHLMSEHDQHMFKWVQLFNPYDLYTKSDQRPDVESLKPYYMELIDEFLPGELSW; the protein is encoded by the coding sequence ATGAAATATGACGGACCGCTGGACACGCTCGACGATTGGGAAGACGATCTCGCACAGCGCTACCCTGCACCCGGGAAGCCAGCTGAAGAGTTTCGCGATTACAGCGAACAGACTCGGCCTGGCGTTCGAGAGTTCTATCGTCAAAACCATGCGAATCAAACGTTCGGCTTCGTCAGTCAGAAACGTGCGGAATACTTGCAGCTGAACCGTCGCAAGATGACCGTGTGGCAAGCGATGGAGTACTTGAATCAGTTGGTTGACGAAAGTGATCCGGATACCGATTTATCGCAAATCGAACACCTGATGCAGACTGCCGAAGGGATTCGCGCTGATGGACATCCTAGATGGATGATTATCACTGGCTTGATTCATGACTTAGGGAAGATCCTTTGCCTGTTCGGCGAACCCCAGTGGGCGGTCGTTGGGGATACCTTTCCAGTCGGTTGCGCTTTCTCGGATCGGATCGTGCTGTCTGAATTCTTTTCCGAAAACCCCGATTCGGAAGACGTAAGGTACAACAGCAAGTTTGGGGTCTATGAACCCAATACAGGACTCGACAATGTCCTGATGTCCTGGGGACACGATGAGTACCTGTACCACGTGGTAAAAGATTATTTGCCTGAAGAGGCGCTTTACATGATCCGCTACCACTCGTTCTACCCGCAGCATCGTGAATCGGCTTACGATCACTTGATGAGCGAACATGACCAACACATGTTCAAGTGGGTGCAGCTATTCAACCCGTATGATCTCTATACCAAAAGCGATCAACGTCCCGACGTCGAATCGTTGAAGCCCTACTACATGGAACTGATCGATGAATTCCTACCGGGTGAATTGTCGTGGTGA
- a CDS encoding mechanosensitive ion channel family protein, giving the protein MQFVFLFTFLAALSVGGSPVETTDAASTDGSETSVQEESPVEVEAVIADEAIENRLRSIFSARERFEDVKVSVRSGVATLSGRFETQEDADWAERLVERTKGVVVVEDEARIDSEIDFAENWTVISSSLGKLWKDFLRRSPLLIAGVITLFLTVVVSKSVQWGLAKLFKRQSRVRASLRDLVLQLATIGVWVAGLLITAVVVFPGMTPTRALTLLGVGSVAIGFAFKDIFENFFAGILILWRYPFDMGDFISSDDLTGQVEEINIRNTLIRRLDGELSVIPNAALFKTAVDVLTDRPNRRVRIICGVAYGENVDQARDVIADAVRSCLTVDGERMVEVFANEFADSSINFEVAWWTGSKPGEVRRSRDEVVSAIKSALDSEGIEIPFPYRTLTFSKSIPVSIWKGSEKQDADRDGANNRQHVPVDAMTSSHHNGHD; this is encoded by the coding sequence ATGCAATTTGTTTTTCTCTTTACGTTCTTAGCTGCACTTTCTGTTGGTGGGTCGCCAGTCGAAACCACGGATGCTGCGTCGACGGACGGATCGGAAACCAGCGTGCAGGAGGAGAGTCCGGTTGAAGTCGAAGCGGTGATCGCCGATGAGGCGATCGAAAATCGGTTGCGATCGATCTTCTCCGCTCGCGAACGTTTCGAAGACGTGAAGGTATCCGTCCGCAGCGGAGTTGCGACGTTGTCGGGCAGATTTGAGACTCAGGAAGATGCCGATTGGGCTGAGCGGCTTGTTGAGAGAACGAAAGGTGTTGTCGTCGTCGAAGACGAGGCTAGGATCGACAGTGAAATTGACTTCGCAGAAAACTGGACAGTCATTTCAAGCAGTCTCGGAAAACTTTGGAAAGACTTTCTGCGTCGATCACCGCTTTTGATCGCGGGTGTGATCACCCTGTTCTTGACAGTCGTGGTTTCCAAATCCGTTCAATGGGGTTTGGCTAAACTGTTCAAGCGACAGTCCAGGGTCCGAGCTAGCTTGAGAGATTTGGTCCTACAGCTAGCGACTATCGGCGTTTGGGTCGCGGGACTTTTGATTACCGCAGTGGTCGTATTCCCAGGAATGACGCCAACACGCGCCCTGACGTTACTTGGGGTTGGTTCGGTAGCGATCGGCTTCGCGTTCAAAGACATCTTCGAAAATTTCTTTGCCGGGATTTTGATTCTCTGGCGATACCCCTTCGACATGGGCGACTTTATCTCTAGCGATGATCTGACCGGACAGGTTGAAGAGATCAATATCCGCAACACCCTCATTCGACGACTGGACGGAGAGCTTTCGGTTATCCCAAACGCTGCACTGTTCAAGACAGCGGTCGATGTGTTGACGGATCGTCCTAATCGACGCGTCAGGATCATCTGTGGAGTTGCGTACGGAGAAAACGTGGACCAAGCTCGTGATGTGATTGCTGATGCCGTAAGAAGTTGTTTGACCGTCGATGGAGAACGAATGGTCGAAGTTTTCGCCAACGAGTTTGCCGACTCCAGCATCAACTTCGAGGTCGCGTGGTGGACCGGGTCGAAACCTGGAGAGGTACGCCGAAGCCGCGATGAAGTGGTCTCTGCGATCAAGTCTGCTTTGGACAGCGAAGGTATTGAGATTCCATTCCCGTATCGAACCTTGACGTTTTCAAAATCTATCCCTGTATCAATTTGGAAGGGTTCCGAAAAACAGGACGCCGATAGGGACGGTGCCAACAATCGGCAACACGTCCCTGTCGACGCGATGACATCTAGTCATCACAATGGGCATGACTAA
- a CDS encoding AI-2E family transporter yields the protein MSEKVAPTLNFYLVILVAIVAAVSLWLAYEVLLVLFLGLIFGVFLKHTSDAVTRYLGISNTWSLAVVVGALLTLMTIGGLIFFVQAQSQVDRMAQTIDQGAKQLMERAKDYPTIQSVLVSTPVLNEFVNASFGETEETNSKAESRDDSDRQKDSSGDPSAEKDQSSETSQSKDSSGDAGSWSSPVKNAIGAVSQLFQTTLGFLVNALLIFFVGIFLASAPKVYHDGFLRLFPMRTRHRVSEIMSKSVETLWRWTLGRLATMAITGFGAFLLLTVLGIPMATTIGILTALLTFVPNIGAAVAFGLSLLVALPEGTSQAVMVSIGYIGLQLLESYVITPLIQQKQVAMPPALLISFQAFLGVALGFLGAVVASPMLAVGSVIVKMAYVEDVLGDDGVSNS from the coding sequence ATGAGTGAGAAAGTTGCACCCACACTAAATTTCTATCTGGTCATCCTTGTTGCAATCGTCGCTGCAGTATCGCTTTGGCTGGCGTACGAAGTTCTGCTTGTTCTATTTCTCGGTTTGATTTTCGGTGTGTTTCTGAAGCACACCAGTGATGCCGTCACACGTTATCTCGGCATCTCGAATACTTGGTCGCTGGCTGTTGTCGTTGGGGCACTGTTAACGTTGATGACCATCGGCGGGCTAATTTTCTTTGTGCAGGCACAGAGCCAAGTCGATCGTATGGCTCAAACGATCGATCAAGGTGCAAAGCAGTTAATGGAGCGTGCGAAGGACTACCCCACGATTCAATCGGTTTTGGTATCCACTCCTGTTCTAAATGAGTTTGTGAACGCATCGTTCGGTGAAACGGAGGAAACAAATTCGAAGGCTGAATCGCGTGATGACAGCGATCGCCAAAAGGACTCAAGCGGGGATCCAAGCGCCGAGAAGGATCAATCCAGTGAGACTAGTCAATCGAAGGACTCGTCCGGAGATGCTGGTAGTTGGTCCTCGCCGGTGAAAAACGCGATCGGTGCGGTTAGCCAACTGTTCCAAACCACACTCGGCTTCTTAGTCAATGCACTGTTGATCTTCTTTGTCGGCATTTTTCTAGCGAGTGCCCCGAAGGTCTATCATGACGGGTTCTTGCGTCTGTTTCCCATGCGAACTCGCCACCGGGTTTCGGAGATAATGTCCAAGTCGGTGGAAACACTTTGGCGATGGACGTTGGGACGATTGGCGACGATGGCAATCACCGGTTTTGGTGCGTTTCTATTGTTGACAGTTTTGGGAATTCCCATGGCAACGACCATTGGGATTCTGACAGCGCTTTTGACATTCGTGCCGAACATTGGTGCCGCCGTCGCATTCGGTTTGTCGTTGTTGGTTGCGCTGCCTGAGGGAACCTCGCAAGCTGTGATGGTATCGATCGGCTACATCGGCCTACAGCTGTTAGAAAGCTATGTCATCACGCCTCTGATTCAACAGAAGCAAGTTGCGATGCCACCAGCTTTACTGATTTCATTCCAGGCGTTCTTAGGAGTCGCCCTGGGGTTTCTAGGTGCCGTGGTTGCTTCGCCAATGTTGGCGGTGGGTTCGGTGATTGTCAAAATGGCTTACGTCGAAGACGTCTTGGGCGACGACGGGGTTTCAAACAGTTAA
- a CDS encoding Hpt domain-containing protein produces the protein MNEQLAVKERFAGALQRLDGDFELLCEMAAVTLPDCPDVIARIQSELEDGDAAKAASSLHKLKGMLSTYETEGVVIEIQEMLAMARRGSVQECKSMFEKELPRINALTEEIQVLCDQANSNS, from the coding sequence GTGAATGAACAACTTGCAGTAAAAGAACGGTTTGCAGGCGCGCTACAGCGTCTTGATGGCGACTTTGAACTTCTTTGTGAGATGGCAGCGGTGACGCTACCGGACTGCCCAGACGTTATTGCCAGGATTCAAAGTGAACTTGAAGATGGAGATGCGGCTAAGGCGGCCTCTTCGCTTCATAAGTTGAAAGGCATGCTGAGCACCTATGAAACGGAAGGCGTCGTCATCGAAATCCAAGAAATGCTGGCGATGGCGCGACGCGGTAGCGTTCAAGAATGCAAGTCAATGTTCGAAAAAGAGCTGCCTCGCATCAATGCGTTAACCGAAGAAATTCAAGTGCTATGCGATCAAGCGAATTCCAATTCTTGA